Proteins encoded within one genomic window of Flavobacterium gilvum:
- the porW gene encoding type IX secretion system periplasmic lipoprotein PorW/SprE → MKRTTSKYILVTVSVSFLIACSTKKDTFLARNSHALSTKLNILYNGQIALDKGVKEVNDNTVEDFWKRLPVEKMQSNEDVPVDGKTKNANFEIAEGKATKAIQKHSMNIGGNEKNYQIDEAYLLLGKSRYYDQRFIPALDAFNYILYKYPNSSNIYSAKIWREKTNVRLGNDALAIKNTSKLIKDNDLKKQEFANANAILASAFLNLEQKDSAIVKLKLANDFTKINEEKERYSFLLGQLYEEAGQKDSAIYFYQKVIDMNRKAERKFVIQAYAKKAKLNNYQGEDYDLFVKKSKKIMEDRENRPYLDVIYHSIGIFYDNNNDKEKALEFYNASLDTKSKDSYLNASNYRNIGNLYFKHTDYPLAAKSYDKCLELLNPKTREYLQISKIRKNLDEAIVNETIAKRNDSIIYVASLNNSDRVIYYENYIQKLKSSDELKKLLEEKQKKIEGNIALNTAGKMQNDATPTQNGQKINPPAFALPSNNSPTAASNVFYFYNPNTVAYGKLEFQKIWGNRSQNGYWRVSAANTSDTNLANTDAVPQQDASKEVAVSEVNEKYTTDYYLKQLPKSQTAIDSIVKERNEIYYQLGVIYKEKFKEYDLAVDRLEKLLTFHPEEKLIPPTKYNLYKIYEINNPNKAAAIKSEIVSQYPDSRYAQIITNSKLQKVTASDSPEAEYERLYRYYEQENFGLVSERIDGLISHFAGEAIVPKFELLKAYNIGKTQGLDAYKKAIEYVADNYANSKEGKDAMEILKTQIPLLEKMSFSTVDNKNWKVVFRIDKYDTKTEAAIEKKLLLFLANENVEKLKYSCESYTEKESFITIQGIHSESYAQFIVALFAENEKYKINQPGVVISNENYKIVQIKKNFDEFLSLKKS, encoded by the coding sequence TTGAAAAGAACTACTTCAAAATACATTTTAGTCACAGTATCAGTGTCTTTCTTGATAGCATGTTCTACCAAGAAAGATACTTTTTTGGCCAGAAATTCCCATGCGTTAAGCACAAAACTCAACATATTGTATAATGGACAAATTGCTTTGGATAAAGGTGTAAAAGAGGTCAATGACAATACAGTCGAAGATTTCTGGAAACGGCTGCCTGTTGAGAAAATGCAGTCTAATGAAGATGTACCCGTTGACGGAAAAACCAAAAATGCCAATTTTGAAATAGCCGAAGGAAAGGCAACCAAAGCCATTCAAAAACATTCGATGAACATTGGTGGCAACGAAAAAAATTACCAAATCGATGAAGCTTATTTATTGCTTGGAAAATCAAGATATTATGATCAACGATTCATACCGGCTTTAGACGCGTTTAATTATATTCTATATAAATATCCCAACAGCAGTAATATTTACAGTGCTAAAATTTGGCGTGAAAAAACCAATGTCCGTTTGGGAAATGATGCTTTGGCGATAAAAAACACCTCAAAACTCATCAAAGACAACGATTTAAAAAAACAAGAATTTGCCAATGCAAACGCAATTTTGGCAAGTGCTTTTTTGAATTTAGAACAAAAAGACAGCGCAATTGTTAAGTTAAAATTGGCGAATGATTTTACCAAAATTAACGAAGAAAAAGAACGTTATTCTTTTTTGTTGGGGCAATTGTATGAAGAAGCAGGCCAAAAAGACAGCGCCATTTATTTTTATCAGAAGGTGATTGATATGAATAGAAAGGCCGAAAGAAAATTTGTTATTCAGGCTTACGCCAAAAAAGCAAAGCTTAATAATTATCAGGGGGAAGACTATGATTTATTTGTCAAAAAATCCAAAAAAATTATGGAAGACAGAGAAAACAGACCCTATCTTGACGTGATTTACCACAGTATCGGAATTTTTTACGATAATAATAATGATAAGGAAAAGGCATTGGAGTTTTATAATGCTTCTTTGGACACCAAATCCAAAGACTCCTATTTGAATGCTTCGAATTACAGAAATATTGGGAATTTATACTTTAAGCATACGGATTATCCTTTGGCCGCCAAAAGCTATGACAAGTGTTTGGAATTGCTGAATCCAAAGACCAGAGAATACCTTCAGATTTCAAAAATCAGAAAAAATCTTGATGAAGCTATTGTCAATGAAACCATTGCCAAACGAAACGATAGTATTATTTACGTTGCTTCCTTAAACAACTCGGACAGAGTAATTTATTATGAAAATTATATTCAAAAATTAAAAAGCAGTGATGAACTGAAAAAATTGCTTGAAGAAAAACAAAAGAAAATAGAAGGGAATATTGCATTAAATACAGCGGGTAAAATGCAAAATGATGCGACTCCAACTCAAAATGGCCAAAAGATAAACCCGCCAGCTTTTGCACTACCTTCTAATAATAGTCCGACAGCAGCTTCGAATGTATTTTATTTTTATAACCCAAACACGGTCGCTTATGGGAAATTGGAATTTCAAAAAATATGGGGGAACAGATCACAAAATGGGTATTGGAGAGTTTCAGCAGCAAACACTTCAGATACTAATTTAGCAAATACCGATGCAGTTCCACAGCAGGATGCCAGTAAGGAAGTTGCGGTTTCTGAAGTAAATGAAAAGTACACTACAGATTATTATTTGAAACAATTGCCAAAATCACAGACAGCCATTGACAGTATCGTTAAAGAGAGAAATGAGATTTATTATCAATTAGGGGTTATTTACAAAGAAAAATTCAAGGAATATGATCTTGCCGTAGACCGATTGGAAAAACTGCTGACATTCCATCCAGAAGAAAAATTAATTCCACCTACAAAATACAACTTATATAAGATATATGAGATAAACAATCCGAATAAGGCTGCCGCAATCAAGAGCGAGATTGTGAGTCAATATCCGGATTCCCGTTATGCACAAATTATCACGAACTCAAAACTTCAGAAGGTTACGGCCAGTGATTCTCCCGAAGCGGAGTATGAAAGACTGTACCGATATTATGAGCAGGAAAATTTCGGTTTGGTTTCGGAGAGAATAGATGGTTTGATCAGCCATTTTGCAGGAGAAGCCATAGTGCCAAAATTTGAGTTGCTGAAAGCGTATAATATCGGAAAAACACAAGGATTGGATGCTTATAAAAAAGCGATAGAATATGTGGCTGATAATTATGCGAACAGTAAAGAAGGAAAAGATGCGATGGAAATTCTTAAAACGCAGATTCCGCTTTTGGAAAAAATGAGTTTCAGCACGGTTGATAACAAAAATTGGAAAGTGGTTTTCAGGATTGATAAATATGACACCAAAACTGAAGCTGCAATCGAGAAAAAATTGCTTTTATTTTTGGCCAATGAAAATGTAGAGAAGCTAAAATACAGTTGTGAATCTTATACTGAAAAAGAAAGTTTCATAACAATACAAGGCATTCATTCAGAATCGTATGCGCAATTCATAGTGGCGCTTTTTGCCGAAAATGAGAAATATAAAATAAACCAGCCTGGAGTTGTTATTTCAAACGAAAATTATAAAATCGTCCAGATTAAGAAAAATTTTGATGAGTTTCTTTCACTAAAAAAATCGTAA
- a CDS encoding ABC transporter ATP-binding protein — protein sequence MIQVNKLSKVYNVTTVLKIESLEIPKGQSFGLVGNNGAGKTTFFSLLLDLIQPTTGHILNHGIQVNNSESWKPFTASFLDESFLIGYLTPEEYFYFIGDLRGQNKADVDALLTKHEEFFNGEILKNKKYLRDLSKGNQKKVGIIATLIGNPEVVILDEPFANLDPTTVIRLKKIIKELSENPNITILVSSHDLQHTVDVCDRIVVLSKGELVKDMMTSKETLQELELFFAV from the coding sequence ATGATACAAGTAAATAAGCTTTCCAAAGTATATAATGTGACCACCGTATTGAAAATAGAATCACTGGAAATTCCAAAAGGACAAAGTTTTGGGTTGGTGGGTAATAACGGAGCGGGGAAAACCACTTTTTTCAGTTTATTATTGGATTTAATTCAGCCCACAACAGGACATATTTTAAATCATGGAATTCAGGTAAATAACAGTGAATCTTGGAAACCTTTTACAGCTTCTTTTCTGGACGAGAGCTTTTTGATAGGTTATTTAACTCCCGAAGAATATTTCTATTTCATCGGCGATTTGAGAGGTCAAAACAAAGCCGATGTCGATGCGTTATTGACTAAGCACGAAGAATTTTTTAATGGCGAAATCCTTAAAAACAAAAAATATTTACGTGATTTATCCAAAGGAAATCAAAAAAAGGTGGGAATCATTGCAACATTAATAGGGAATCCCGAAGTTGTTATTCTGGATGAACCTTTTGCCAATTTGGATCCAACAACGGTAATTCGGTTAAAAAAAATAATTAAAGAATTGTCCGAAAACCCAAACATTACAATATTAGTTTCCAGTCATGATTTGCAGCATACAGTTGATGTTTGCGACAGAATCGTTGTACTCAGCAAAGGAGAATTGGTCAAAGACATGATGACTTCCAAAGAAACGCTACAGGAATTGGAATTGTTTTTTGCTGTTTAA
- a CDS encoding DUF5687 family protein has protein sequence MIAKFIYLEWKSFTRSASFAQSLALKILIGFLVAYFTFVFLALGIGSFYILREMGLEPLVTVNKFLVYYFLIDLIIRLLLQAIPVMNIRPLLVLPFKRTTIVHFSLGKTALSFFNLVHGFFFLPFCAVLMYEGYDVISVLLWGMALFALVYCNNFLNIILNNKDNLLGIFLGIIVILGACQYYRLFDITFYTYPFFEGLFHTKWVFMIPVLVLSGLYFWTYNYLKGDLYLDAGLSVKNDVAKTENLTWLNQFGTLGTFLKNDIKLIKRNKRSKSTVGFSIMFLFYGLIFFNSHSHQPPVMQIFAGIFVSGGFLFTFGQFVPSWDSSYYQLMMTQNIPYRGYLNSKWWLIVIGTFISTILASFYLYFGWQVYLTIVAGAIYNIGVNSHLVLLGGAFTKTPIDLSMSKGAFGDKKSFNINTMLLSLPKLVLPLVLYWLGSHIMNPKLGLAFVALAGVLGFMFRNIVFSMIEKIYLKEKYKTIEAYKQKS, from the coding sequence ATGATTGCAAAATTTATTTATCTAGAATGGAAATCTTTTACGCGATCGGCGTCTTTCGCGCAGAGTTTGGCCTTGAAAATTCTGATTGGATTTCTGGTAGCTTATTTTACGTTTGTTTTTCTGGCATTGGGAATAGGAAGTTTTTATATTCTAAGAGAAATGGGCTTGGAACCATTGGTTACGGTAAATAAATTTCTGGTGTATTATTTTTTGATAGACTTGATTATTCGGCTTTTGTTGCAGGCAATTCCGGTTATGAATATTCGGCCTTTATTGGTTTTACCATTTAAAAGAACAACAATTGTACATTTTTCATTGGGCAAAACGGCATTGTCATTTTTCAATTTGGTGCATGGTTTTTTCTTCCTTCCTTTTTGTGCCGTTTTGATGTACGAAGGCTACGATGTGATTAGTGTTCTATTATGGGGGATGGCTCTTTTTGCATTGGTTTACTGCAATAATTTTTTGAACATTATACTGAATAACAAAGACAATTTATTGGGAATTTTTCTTGGGATAATAGTCATTTTGGGAGCTTGTCAATATTACAGACTTTTTGATATTACCTTTTATACTTATCCATTTTTTGAGGGTTTATTCCATACCAAATGGGTTTTTATGATTCCGGTTTTGGTGTTGTCGGGATTGTATTTTTGGACGTATAATTATCTGAAAGGTGATTTGTATTTGGACGCAGGATTATCTGTGAAAAATGATGTTGCCAAAACAGAGAATCTTACTTGGCTGAATCAGTTTGGAACATTGGGAACATTTTTGAAAAATGACATCAAATTAATTAAAAGAAATAAACGTTCAAAATCTACTGTTGGTTTTAGTATAATGTTCTTGTTCTATGGGCTGATATTTTTTAACAGTCATTCACATCAGCCGCCGGTTATGCAGATTTTTGCAGGGATTTTTGTTTCGGGCGGATTTTTATTCACTTTCGGTCAGTTTGTTCCAAGTTGGGACAGCTCGTATTATCAGTTGATGATGACACAGAATATTCCGTATCGTGGCTATTTGAATTCAAAATGGTGGCTTATTGTTATAGGTACATTTATTTCCACAATTTTGGCATCTTTTTATCTCTATTTTGGATGGCAGGTATATCTCACAATAGTCGCAGGAGCCATTTATAATATTGGAGTAAACTCCCATTTGGTGTTGTTGGGCGGGGCTTTTACGAAAACGCCTATCGATTTATCAATGTCCAAAGGGGCTTTTGGAGACAAAAAAAGCTTTAACATAAATACAATGTTACTTTCTTTACCAAAATTGGTTTTGCCATTAGTATTATATTGGTTGGGATCCCACATAATGAATCCAAAACTGGGCTTGGCTTTTGTGGCATTGGCAGGTGTATTGGGGTTTATGTTCCGAAATATAGTTTTTTCGATGATAGAAAAAATTTATTTAAAGGAGAAATACAAAACTATTGAGGCTTACAAACAAAAAAGTTAA
- a CDS encoding ferredoxin--NADP reductase: MPNFLKLIVKEVKRETNDAVSILFNVPEELKSNYTFIAGQYVNLRLTLDNTEIRRAYSICSAPGSSELRIAVKAVKDGLFSQFANNKLKAGDVLEVGKPEGKFTFEPEIDRQKNYIAFVAGSGITPVLSILKSVLKNEPKSSFVLVYGNKTPEQTIFHQELHDLHQQYVGRLFIHYVYSQANVENALFGRIDKSVVNFALNNKHAALDFEKFYLCGPEDMINSVSSVLKEKNVKDSAIKFELFKTSSHENTIQEALVGHSKITVLVDDEETTFEMSLKQTILEAALKQGVDAPYSCQGGICSSCLARVTEGAALMRKNSILSDSEIEEGLILTCQAHPTTPTIRVDYDDV, translated from the coding sequence ATGCCAAATTTTCTTAAACTGATTGTAAAAGAAGTAAAACGCGAAACCAATGATGCCGTTTCGATACTTTTTAATGTCCCCGAAGAATTAAAATCCAATTATACTTTCATAGCCGGTCAGTACGTAAACTTACGTTTGACGTTGGACAATACCGAAATCCGTCGTGCCTATTCTATTTGTTCGGCTCCCGGAAGCAGTGAATTGCGAATTGCGGTAAAAGCTGTAAAAGATGGTCTTTTTTCACAATTTGCAAACAATAAATTAAAAGCCGGTGATGTGCTTGAAGTGGGAAAACCAGAAGGAAAATTCACTTTTGAACCAGAAATCGACCGTCAAAAAAATTATATTGCTTTTGTGGCCGGAAGCGGAATTACTCCTGTTTTGTCCATTCTGAAATCGGTTTTGAAAAACGAACCTAAAAGTTCATTTGTTTTGGTTTATGGAAATAAAACACCAGAGCAAACCATTTTCCATCAGGAACTACACGATTTACATCAGCAATATGTAGGTCGCTTGTTTATACATTATGTTTATAGTCAAGCTAATGTCGAAAATGCTTTGTTTGGCAGAATTGATAAATCTGTGGTGAATTTTGCCTTAAACAATAAACACGCAGCATTGGATTTTGAAAAATTCTACCTGTGTGGTCCAGAAGACATGATTAATTCTGTTTCGAGTGTTTTGAAAGAAAAAAATGTGAAAGACTCGGCAATAAAATTTGAACTTTTCAAAACCTCTTCACACGAAAACACTATTCAGGAAGCATTAGTAGGACATTCTAAAATCACCGTTCTAGTCGATGATGAAGAAACGACTTTCGAAATGTCATTAAAACAAACCATTCTTGAAGCAGCATTAAAACAAGGCGTAGACGCTCCGTATTCCTGCCAAGGCGGAATTTGCAGCAGCTGTCTCGCTCGTGTTACAGAAGGTGCAGCATTGATGAGGAAAAATTCTATTCTTTCTGACAGCGAAATTGAAGAAGGACTAATCCTTACTTGTCAGGCTCATCCTACGACTCCAACAATACGTGTGGATTATGATGATGTTTAA
- a CDS encoding glycosyltransferase family 9 protein, translating into MRLSAMGDVAMTVPVLRAFVQQNPKIKITVVSRPFFKPFFEGIPNLSFFAFDEKERHKGSLGLLRLYQDLKTLKIDAFADLHNVLRSKVVRTLFAVSGKKVASVDKGRKGKKELTRPENKIFKQQTTMFERHVKVFEQLGFVVDLTNPIFPKKADLDNEIITLIGENNQKLIGIAPFAQYDSKVYPLDLMQQVIDQLASIKTNKILLFGGGKKEIELLNSFSDDKENVIVVAGKIKFQQELQLISNLDVMLSMDSGNAHIAAMLGVKVITLWGATHPFTGFSPFNQPLENALVSDRNLYPKLPTSVYGNKKVEGYDDAMRTITVDKVVSKI; encoded by the coding sequence ATGAGACTATCCGCAATGGGAGATGTCGCCATGACGGTTCCTGTTTTAAGGGCTTTTGTACAACAAAATCCAAAAATAAAAATCACAGTTGTTTCCAGACCTTTTTTTAAACCTTTTTTTGAAGGAATTCCCAATCTTTCTTTTTTTGCTTTTGATGAAAAAGAACGACACAAAGGTTCTTTGGGATTACTGCGATTGTATCAGGATTTGAAAACATTAAAAATTGATGCTTTCGCCGATTTACATAATGTTTTACGTTCCAAAGTCGTTCGGACCCTTTTTGCTGTAAGCGGAAAAAAAGTGGCTTCGGTTGACAAAGGAAGAAAAGGGAAGAAGGAATTGACGCGTCCCGAAAACAAAATTTTCAAACAACAAACCACAATGTTTGAAAGACACGTTAAAGTCTTTGAACAACTTGGTTTTGTGGTCGATTTAACCAATCCAATATTTCCGAAGAAAGCAGATTTAGACAATGAAATAATTACTTTGATTGGTGAAAACAACCAAAAATTGATCGGAATTGCACCTTTTGCTCAATATGATTCCAAGGTTTATCCTTTGGATTTAATGCAACAAGTCATCGACCAATTAGCATCAATTAAAACGAATAAAATTTTGCTTTTTGGAGGAGGTAAAAAGGAAATTGAACTTTTAAATTCCTTTTCTGACGACAAAGAAAATGTGATTGTTGTGGCAGGAAAAATCAAGTTTCAGCAAGAATTACAACTCATCAGTAATCTTGATGTAATGCTTTCTATGGATTCCGGGAATGCACATATCGCTGCGATGCTTGGTGTAAAAGTGATTACACTTTGGGGAGCAACGCATCCTTTTACCGGTTTTTCGCCGTTTAATCAGCCATTGGAAAACGCTTTGGTTTCGGACAGAAATTTGTATCCAAAATTACCCACATCCGTTTATGGAAATAAAAAGGTGGAAGGTTATGATGATGCCATGCGGACGATTACTGTTGACAAAGTGGTTTCAAAAATTTAA
- a CDS encoding DUF4254 domain-containing protein produces the protein MFSKLAYSVFEQSIKDYHQFDNVDQPINNPYPKDKFEHLLYLKNWIDTVQWHFEDIIRDPNIDPVAALTLKRRIDASNQERTDMVEYIDSYFLQKYSHIVVKDDAKINSESPAWAFDRLSILALKIYHMNEEATRAEASQDHRDKCQAKLNILLEQRSDLSTAIEDLLKDIENGDKFMKVYKQMKMYNDDDLNPVLYQNKK, from the coding sequence ATGTTTTCAAAATTAGCTTATTCTGTATTTGAGCAAAGTATAAAAGATTATCATCAGTTTGATAATGTAGATCAACCGATAAACAATCCTTATCCAAAAGATAAATTTGAACATTTGTTGTATCTAAAAAATTGGATTGACACTGTGCAATGGCATTTTGAAGATATTATCCGTGATCCGAACATTGATCCGGTGGCTGCTTTGACTTTAAAAAGAAGAATCGATGCTTCAAATCAGGAGCGTACAGATATGGTTGAATATATCGATAGTTATTTTCTTCAAAAATACAGCCATATTGTGGTAAAAGATGATGCCAAAATCAATTCTGAAAGTCCAGCATGGGCATTCGATAGATTGTCTATTTTGGCCTTGAAAATTTATCACATGAATGAAGAAGCAACTCGTGCCGAAGCTTCACAGGATCATAGAGATAAATGTCAGGCAAAATTGAATATATTGTTGGAACAAAGAAGCGATTTATCTACAGCAATCGAAGATTTATTGAAGGATATCGAAAATGGTGATAAATTCATGAAAGTGTACAAACAGATGAAAATGTACAATGACGATGATTTGAATCCTGTTTTGTATCAAAATAAAAAGTAA
- the upp gene encoding uracil phosphoribosyltransferase: MEVHYLSEKNSVLNHFLGQIRNVNVQKDSMRFRRNIERIGEIMAYEMSQSFVYKDIEITTPLGVKKTTEIADQLVICSILRAGLALHQGFLNYFDDAENGFISAYRHHPNNDDFFDILVEYQAIPDINGKNLLLVDPMLATGQSLVAVFNRLMERGTPKEIHIAVTIAAPEGIAYLQENLPENCHLWVADLDEKLNDKSYIIPGLGDAGDLAYGSKL; encoded by the coding sequence ATGGAAGTACATTATTTGTCAGAAAAGAATAGTGTTTTAAATCACTTTCTAGGTCAAATCAGGAATGTCAATGTCCAAAAGGACAGCATGCGTTTTCGTAGAAACATTGAACGTATTGGCGAAATTATGGCTTACGAAATGAGTCAGTCTTTTGTCTACAAAGACATTGAAATAACAACTCCGCTAGGTGTTAAAAAAACGACAGAAATTGCCGATCAATTGGTCATTTGTTCTATTTTAAGAGCCGGTTTAGCGTTACACCAGGGCTTTTTGAACTATTTTGACGACGCCGAAAACGGATTCATTTCTGCCTACAGGCATCATCCAAACAATGATGATTTCTTTGATATATTGGTTGAATACCAAGCTATCCCAGATATTAATGGAAAAAATCTTTTGCTGGTGGATCCTATGCTAGCAACAGGACAATCCCTGGTAGCTGTTTTTAATCGACTAATGGAAAGAGGCACTCCAAAAGAAATTCATATTGCCGTGACTATTGCTGCGCCCGAAGGCATTGCATACCTACAAGAGAACTTACCCGAAAATTGTCATCTTTGGGTTGCCGATCTTGATGAAAAACTCAACGACAAAAGTTATATTATTCCGGGACTTGGAGATGCCGGAGATTTGGCTTACGGTTCTAAATTATAA
- a CDS encoding DUF6427 family protein — translation MITSVFKKSTPFNFSLVVILMLVFFFLYQIQDVSWAKSIISILQRTGLLLVLLATIFLDSFISKRNGLSRDSTYTAFFYFLFLLFFPKILNNSNLILSNFFVLLAIRRLVSLQSLKETKEKLFDASLWIFVAALFQFWSILYILLVFISVIFHVSRDYRNWVIPFIALFAVTILFVSCSLILDFHSIAFLQKTSKISLSLDYFTNNYQNAAFSIYATVALFFLVSMVSTLSSRPLVLLSSYKKVIASFFIGILVFVLSANKSNELLVFTFAPLAIMATAHIEISKPQLKEEIVLFVLMACSVFTFFSQL, via the coding sequence ATGATAACAAGTGTTTTTAAAAAATCTACACCATTTAATTTTTCTTTGGTGGTAATTTTAATGCTGGTTTTCTTTTTTCTTTACCAAATCCAGGATGTTTCTTGGGCAAAATCAATTATTTCTATTTTGCAAAGGACTGGATTGTTATTGGTTTTATTGGCAACAATTTTCCTTGACAGTTTTATTTCAAAACGCAACGGATTGAGTAGAGACAGTACTTATACTGCTTTTTTTTATTTTTTATTTTTGCTTTTTTTTCCAAAAATATTGAATAACTCAAATCTGATTTTGTCTAATTTCTTTGTTTTATTAGCCATCAGACGATTAGTTTCTTTGCAAAGTTTGAAAGAGACCAAAGAGAAGCTTTTTGATGCTTCATTATGGATTTTTGTTGCGGCCTTATTTCAGTTTTGGAGTATTTTGTACATTCTTTTGGTTTTTATATCGGTAATATTCCACGTTTCCAGAGATTATAGAAACTGGGTTATTCCTTTTATAGCCCTTTTTGCAGTAACCATATTATTTGTTTCTTGCTCTTTAATTTTGGATTTTCATAGTATAGCTTTTTTGCAAAAGACCAGCAAAATAAGCCTGAGTTTAGATTATTTTACAAATAATTATCAAAATGCTGCCTTTTCTATTTATGCGACAGTTGCTTTGTTTTTTTTGGTATCAATGGTTTCAACTTTATCCAGCAGACCGTTGGTTTTGCTTTCTTCTTATAAAAAAGTGATAGCTTCGTTTTTTATTGGAATTTTGGTTTTTGTTTTATCAGCCAATAAAAGCAACGAATTACTGGTTTTTACTTTTGCACCACTGGCAATAATGGCTACAGCGCATATCGAAATATCGAAACCGCAATTGAAAGAGGAAATCGTTCTATTTGTTCTTATGGCCTGTAGCGTTTTTACTTTCTTTTCGCAGTTATAA
- a CDS encoding DUF6341 family protein produces MTSFFEGIQYLFVNILFAPLDFLRSLELKTWFGANTINWIFMIICAVAIVYWTKQLKLHKENGEDFQDTTAHSFLE; encoded by the coding sequence ATGACATCATTTTTTGAAGGAATTCAATACTTATTTGTAAACATTTTATTCGCTCCTTTAGATTTTTTACGTTCATTAGAACTAAAAACCTGGTTTGGTGCCAATACCATCAACTGGATTTTCATGATTATCTGTGCTGTTGCGATCGTTTATTGGACAAAACAATTGAAATTGCACAAGGAAAACGGAGAAGATTTTCAAGATACTACTGCTCATTCTTTTTTGGAATAA
- the purD gene encoding phosphoribosylamine--glycine ligase, whose product MNILLLGSGGREHAFAWKMIQSPLCDTLFVAPGNAGTAQIAKNVDISATDFEAIKALVIKENIKMVVVGPEDPLVKGVYDFFLNDQDLKEIPVIGPSKIGATLEGSKEFAKEFLMRHKIPTAAYDSFTAETVENGCKFLETLQSPYVLKADGLAAGKGVLIIQDLAEAQTELRNMLVNQKFGAASSKVVIEEFLDGIELSCFVLTDGKSYKILPTAKDYKRIGEGDTGLNTGGMGAVSPVPYVDAVLMEKIETRIVKPTIEGFQKDGIPYKGFVFIGLINVNNEPIVIEYNVRMGDPETEVVVPRLKSDLVELFLAVANEKLGDFNLEVDPRSATTVMMVSGGYPEDFEKGKVITGLENVENSIVFHAGTKLDNGNVVTNGGRVMAITSYGDNFQEALNQSYQNVSKIHFDKMNFRKDIGFDLI is encoded by the coding sequence ATGAATATTTTACTATTAGGATCAGGAGGAAGAGAACATGCCTTTGCATGGAAAATGATTCAAAGTCCGCTTTGTGACACCCTTTTTGTAGCACCAGGAAATGCGGGAACTGCTCAAATTGCAAAAAATGTTGATATAAGTGCCACCGATTTTGAGGCTATAAAAGCATTGGTTATCAAGGAAAATATTAAAATGGTGGTGGTAGGACCAGAAGATCCATTGGTAAAAGGAGTTTATGATTTTTTCCTGAACGATCAGGATTTAAAAGAGATTCCGGTAATTGGGCCTTCAAAAATTGGAGCAACATTGGAAGGAAGTAAAGAGTTTGCCAAAGAATTCTTGATGAGACATAAAATCCCAACGGCGGCATATGATAGTTTTACTGCCGAAACGGTGGAAAATGGATGCAAATTCCTTGAAACATTGCAATCTCCCTATGTATTGAAAGCAGATGGATTGGCCGCTGGAAAAGGAGTTTTGATTATTCAGGATTTGGCTGAAGCACAAACCGAATTAAGAAATATGCTGGTAAACCAAAAATTTGGTGCCGCCAGTTCCAAAGTGGTTATAGAAGAATTCCTTGACGGAATAGAATTGAGTTGTTTTGTTTTGACAGACGGGAAAAGCTATAAAATTTTGCCAACGGCCAAGGATTACAAACGTATTGGTGAAGGCGATACCGGATTGAATACAGGCGGAATGGGAGCGGTTTCTCCGGTTCCTTATGTGGATGCTGTGTTGATGGAAAAAATTGAAACCCGAATTGTAAAACCAACTATTGAAGGTTTTCAAAAAGATGGAATTCCATATAAAGGTTTTGTATTCATTGGATTGATCAACGTAAATAACGAACCGATTGTTATTGAATACAATGTGAGAATGGGTGATCCCGAAACTGAAGTCGTTGTTCCAAGACTAAAATCGGATTTGGTGGAATTGTTTTTGGCGGTAGCCAATGAAAAATTAGGAGATTTCAATCTTGAAGTAGATCCAAGAAGTGCAACGACAGTAATGATGGTTTCTGGCGGATATCCGGAAGATTTTGAAAAAGGGAAAGTAATTACTGGTTTGGAGAATGTTGAAAACTCTATTGTTTTCCATGCAGGAACCAAACTTGATAATGGCAATGTAGTTACCAATGGCGGAAGGGTTATGGCGATTACTTCGTACGGAGACAATTTCCAGGAAGCTTTGAACCAATCGTATCAAAATGTGAGCAAAATACATTTTGATAAAATGAATTTCAGAAAAGATATCGGATTTGATTTAATCTAA